In Janthinobacterium sp. J1-1, a single genomic region encodes these proteins:
- a CDS encoding IS3 family transposase (programmed frameshift): protein MTTRKRRVFDASLKLEVVRMIKEQGQSVQNVSETMSIGQTAIRRWLTQYSAEQNGQPGIGKPLTAEQQRIRQLEQENQQLRQDVTILKKAFGLLCPRNEMIYTVIRQLQKEALPVQKSCDLLAVSRSGFYTAQHRTAKPASCKASIHLKAAFMASHQSYGSRRLVTAMANAGVRIGRYKVRRLMRQAALKPVWKRKFVHTTDSKHGLPVAANVLNRQFNPAAPNLAYVSDITYIRTGAGWLYLATVLDLYARKVVGWAMAPSMPAQLVCDALSMAIGQRRPAPGLIVHSDRGSQYASALYQEMLERHGFVCSMSRKGNCWDNAVAERFFLNLKMERVWQRQYANHAEAKADITDYIVGFYNCKRLNSALGNLPPTVYERKMATREPIVVSEIT, encoded by the exons ATGACAACAAGAAAACGAAGAGTATTCGATGCCAGCTTGAAGCTGGAAGTAGTGCGCATGATCAAGGAACAGGGTCAGAGCGTCCAAAACGTCAGCGAGACCATGAGCATCGGCCAGACGGCGATCCGGCGCTGGTTGACGCAATACAGTGCTGAACAGAACGGCCAGCCAGGCATCGGAAAACCGCTCACCGCCGAGCAACAAAGGATCCGGCAACTGGAGCAGGAAAATCAGCAACTGCGCCAGGACGTCACCATCTTAAAAAAGGCAT TCGGCCTTCTTTGCCCGCGAAATGAAATGATTTACACGGTCATTCGTCAGCTGCAAAAGGAGGCCTTGCCTGTGCAGAAGAGCTGTGATTTGCTGGCCGTCAGCAGGTCGGGTTTTTACACGGCACAGCACCGTACCGCCAAGCCTGCATCCTGCAAAGCGAGCATCCATCTGAAAGCGGCATTCATGGCCAGCCATCAGAGCTACGGAAGCCGGCGACTGGTCACGGCCATGGCCAACGCGGGTGTGCGCATCGGGCGTTACAAAGTACGCCGGCTGATGCGCCAGGCGGCCTTGAAGCCGGTCTGGAAGCGTAAATTCGTACACACAACGGACAGCAAGCACGGCTTGCCGGTGGCCGCCAATGTGTTGAACCGGCAGTTCAATCCGGCCGCACCGAATCTCGCTTACGTCAGTGACATCACTTACATTCGGACTGGCGCAGGATGGCTGTACCTGGCCACGGTTCTCGATCTGTATGCACGCAAAGTGGTCGGCTGGGCCATGGCGCCGAGCATGCCCGCCCAACTGGTCTGCGATGCCTTGAGCATGGCGATCGGACAGCGGCGGCCAGCCCCGGGATTGATCGTCCATTCGGATCGCGGCAGTCAATATGCCAGCGCGCTGTACCAGGAGATGCTTGAGCGGCACGGCTTCGTTTGCAGTATGAGCCGTAAGGGGAATTGTTGGGATAACGCCGTCGCAGAACGCTTCTTCCTGAATCTGAAAATGGAGCGTGTGTGGCAGCGCCAATATGCCAACCATGCCGAAGCAAAAGCCGATATTACCGACTACATCGTCGGTTTCTACAACTGCAAGCGTCTCAATTCAGCATTGGGCAATCTGCCACCCACCGTCTACGAACGGAAAATGGCAACACGTGAACCTATCGTTGTGTCCGAAATTACTTGA
- a CDS encoding peroxidase, producing the protein MIFLTDLKARFTREHVTLALDDIQALILRSRPEPYVGVHAMLHVDDAQGGRDLLLRMAEHIPSAAGWTDDRDAWMGVAISFEGLKALGVPQSSLASFPLPFQQGMAGRAEQLRDVGGNAPEHWDEAFQPGTCHIALTIYARDEAALKVALEQAMAELERSHGVTLVGRHTFGADADAKNPFGFRDSISQPFVAGSGVEPLPGQERPIAAGEFILGENSETGKPVAMPEPPELGRNGSFVVLRKYESRVGAFNDYIRSQVEDEAAEELLAAKMVGRWRSGAPLTLAPERDDTELGADPSRNNGFDFSKDTRGLMCPHAAHMRRLNPRDSQLTIMTDVNIHRIIRRSSTFGPKWRRELTASDDTGERGIFFIFISARAYDTIEFFQQEWINRGNFIDLAEERDPVVGLQEPPGTFTMPQVPVRKRVDGVTTFNQLRGGEYLFMPSLGALRWIGGAGWN; encoded by the coding sequence ATGATATTCCTGACCGACCTGAAGGCGCGCTTCACGCGCGAGCATGTGACCCTGGCGCTGGACGATATCCAGGCGCTGATATTGCGATCCCGCCCGGAACCGTATGTGGGCGTCCACGCCATGCTGCATGTCGATGACGCGCAAGGCGGCCGCGACCTGCTGCTGCGCATGGCGGAACACATTCCGTCGGCCGCTGGCTGGACCGATGACCGCGACGCCTGGATGGGCGTGGCGATCAGTTTCGAAGGTCTCAAGGCGCTGGGCGTGCCGCAAAGCTCGCTGGCCAGCTTCCCGCTGCCGTTCCAGCAAGGCATGGCCGGACGCGCGGAGCAATTGCGCGACGTGGGCGGCAATGCGCCCGAACATTGGGACGAAGCGTTCCAGCCCGGCACCTGCCATATCGCACTGACCATCTACGCGCGCGACGAAGCGGCCCTCAAGGTGGCGCTGGAGCAGGCGATGGCCGAACTGGAGCGGTCACATGGCGTGACGCTGGTGGGCCGGCACACGTTTGGCGCCGATGCAGACGCGAAAAACCCGTTCGGCTTTCGCGACTCGATTTCGCAGCCTTTTGTTGCCGGCAGCGGCGTGGAGCCCTTGCCCGGCCAGGAACGCCCGATCGCGGCCGGTGAATTCATCCTCGGCGAAAACAGCGAAACGGGCAAACCGGTGGCCATGCCCGAGCCGCCGGAACTGGGCCGCAATGGCTCCTTCGTCGTGCTGCGCAAATACGAGAGTCGCGTGGGCGCCTTTAACGACTATATCCGCAGCCAGGTCGAGGATGAGGCGGCCGAAGAACTGCTGGCCGCCAAGATGGTGGGCCGCTGGCGCAGCGGCGCGCCATTGACCCTGGCGCCCGAGCGCGACGACACGGAACTGGGCGCCGATCCGTCACGCAACAACGGCTTCGATTTCTCGAAAGATACGCGCGGCCTGATGTGCCCGCACGCCGCCCATATGCGCCGCTTGAACCCGCGCGACAGCCAGCTGACGATCATGACCGACGTCAATATCCACCGCATCATCCGCCGCTCCTCCACCTTTGGCCCGAAATGGCGGCGCGAGCTGACAGCAAGTGACGACACTGGCGAGCGTGGCATCTTCTTTATCTTTATCAGCGCACGCGCCTACGACACCATCGAATTCTTCCAGCAGGAATGGATCAACCGCGGCAACTTCATCGACCTGGCGGAAGAACGCGATCCGGTGGTGGGCCTGCAGGAACCACCGGGCACCTTCACGATGCCGCAGGTGCCGGTGCGCAAGCGGGTCGATGGCGTGACCACCTTCAACCAGCTGCGCGGCGGGGAATACCTGTTCATGCCGTCGCTGGGGGCGTTGCGGTGGATAGGCGGGGCGGGATGGAACTGA
- a CDS encoding UDP-glucose/GDP-mannose dehydrogenase family protein — protein MKITIIGTGYVGLVTGACLAELGNDVFCLDLDAKKVELLNNGGIPIHEPGLEEVVSRNRAAGRLTFSTDVEAAAHHGVLQFIAVGTPPDEDGSADLQYVLAAARGIGKYMNEYKVIVDKSTVPVGTAEKVRAAIQAELDLRATYATFSVASNPEFLKEGAAVEDFMRPDRIVIGVDTTPEGERARDLLRRLYAPFNRNRERTYWMDVRSAEFTKYAANAMLATRISFMNELANLADKVGVDIEAVRRGVGSDPRIGYSFLYAGCGYGGSCFPKDVQALERTARGHGQELLILRAVEAVNDRQKHILGGKVITRFGNDLAGRHFAIWGLAFKPNTDDMREASARVLLADLLSRGASVAVYDPVAMAEAQRVLTLDLAPAQLANVRYADSPSDALVDADALVIVTEWKAFRSPDFELIKKRLKQPVIFDGRNLYEPDSMALYGIEYHGIGRSVLTR, from the coding sequence ATGAAAATCACCATTATCGGCACCGGCTATGTCGGCCTCGTCACGGGCGCCTGCCTGGCCGAGCTGGGCAATGACGTCTTTTGCCTCGATCTCGACGCGAAAAAAGTCGAACTGCTCAACAACGGCGGCATCCCCATCCATGAACCTGGCCTGGAAGAGGTCGTGTCGCGCAACCGCGCCGCCGGCCGCCTGACCTTTTCCACCGACGTGGAAGCGGCCGCCCATCACGGCGTGCTGCAGTTTATCGCCGTCGGCACACCGCCCGACGAGGACGGCTCGGCCGACCTGCAATACGTGCTGGCCGCCGCGCGCGGCATCGGCAAGTACATGAACGAATACAAGGTCATCGTCGACAAGTCGACGGTGCCGGTCGGCACGGCCGAAAAAGTGCGCGCCGCCATCCAGGCCGAACTGGACCTGCGCGCCACCTATGCCACCTTCTCGGTGGCCTCGAACCCGGAATTTTTGAAAGAAGGCGCGGCCGTCGAAGACTTCATGCGGCCCGACCGCATCGTGATCGGTGTCGATACGACACCGGAAGGCGAGCGCGCGCGCGACCTGCTGCGCCGCCTGTATGCGCCGTTCAACCGCAACCGCGAACGTACCTACTGGATGGACGTGCGCTCGGCCGAGTTCACCAAATACGCCGCCAACGCCATGCTGGCCACGCGCATTTCGTTCATGAATGAACTGGCCAACCTGGCCGACAAGGTCGGCGTCGATATCGAAGCGGTGCGCCGTGGCGTCGGTTCCGATCCGCGCATCGGCTACAGCTTTTTGTACGCCGGCTGCGGCTATGGCGGTTCGTGCTTCCCGAAAGACGTGCAGGCGCTGGAACGCACGGCGCGCGGCCACGGCCAGGAACTGCTGATATTGCGCGCCGTCGAAGCCGTGAACGACAGGCAAAAACACATTCTGGGCGGCAAGGTGATCACACGCTTCGGCAATGACCTGGCCGGGCGCCACTTCGCCATCTGGGGCCTGGCCTTCAAGCCGAACACGGACGATATGCGCGAAGCGTCGGCACGCGTGCTGCTGGCCGATTTGTTGTCGCGCGGCGCCTCGGTGGCCGTGTATGACCCGGTGGCGATGGCGGAGGCGCAGCGCGTGCTGACGCTGGACCTGGCGCCGGCGCAACTGGCGAACGTCCGCTATGCCGACAGCCCGTCCGACGCCCTGGTCGATGCCGACGCACTGGTGATCGTGACCGAGTGGAAAGCGTTCCGCAGCCCCGACTTCGAACTGATCAAAAAGCGCTTGAAGCAGCCGGTGATCTTTGACGGCCGCAACCTCTACGAACCGGACAGCATGGCCCT
- a CDS encoding DMT family transporter, with translation MSMHTSSLPVSATGRGFGRAELALIAVTVIWGATFLVVHNAVAVSGPFAFVGTRFAIAALIGACLCHRQLRGLTRAELLAGAIIGATIYAGYSLQTSGLVYVNSSKSAFITAFYVPLVPLFQWLFLRKRQHPMAWLAVAVAFLGLLLLAGPEGVAGGVGRGEVLTALGAVAIAGEIIVISRVAPQLSTARVTIVQLAVASLCALATMPLVGEHWPAFSWVFVLSALAMGAASTLIQYVMNWAQKRISATKATLIYAGEPVWAGLVGRLAGEQLPVLALLGAVLIVAASILGEWRPGRKAAGAG, from the coding sequence ATGTCCATGCACACAAGCTCCTTACCTGTTAGCGCGACTGGCCGCGGCTTTGGCCGTGCCGAACTGGCGCTGATCGCCGTCACCGTGATCTGGGGCGCCACCTTCCTGGTGGTGCACAATGCCGTGGCCGTCAGCGGCCCGTTCGCCTTTGTCGGCACGCGTTTCGCGATTGCCGCCCTGATCGGCGCCTGCCTGTGCCATCGCCAGCTGCGCGGCCTGACGCGCGCCGAATTGCTGGCCGGCGCCATCATCGGCGCCACCATCTATGCCGGCTACTCGCTGCAGACCTCCGGGCTGGTATATGTCAACAGCAGCAAGTCGGCCTTTATCACCGCCTTCTACGTGCCGCTGGTGCCGCTGTTCCAGTGGCTGTTCCTGCGCAAGCGCCAGCATCCGATGGCGTGGCTGGCGGTGGCGGTGGCGTTTCTCGGACTGCTCCTGCTGGCCGGTCCCGAAGGCGTGGCCGGCGGCGTGGGCAGGGGCGAGGTGCTGACGGCGCTCGGCGCGGTGGCGATTGCCGGCGAGATCATCGTCATCAGCCGCGTGGCGCCGCAGCTGAGCACGGCGCGCGTCACCATCGTGCAGCTGGCCGTGGCCTCGCTGTGCGCGCTGGCGACCATGCCGCTGGTGGGCGAGCACTGGCCGGCGTTTTCCTGGGTATTCGTGCTGAGCGCGCTGGCGATGGGCGCGGCCAGCACCTTGATCCAGTATGTGATGAACTGGGCGCAAAAGCGCATTTCCGCCACCAAGGCGACCCTGATCTACGCGGGCGAGCCGGTATGGGCGGGCCTGGTGGGCCGGCTGGCGGGCGAGCAGCTGCCCGTGCTGGCGCTGCTGGGCGCCGTGCTGATCGTGGCCGCCAGCATCCTCGGCGAATGGCGGCCGGGGCGCAAGGCGGCTGGAGCAGGGTGA
- a CDS encoding flavodoxin family protein gives MTKTVVVYHSGYGHTKRVAEYVSEGAAGELLAIDAEGNLPEGGWEKLEAADAIIFGAPTYMGSPSWQFKKFADATSKAWFTRAWQDKVFGGFTNSASFNGDKAVSLISMQTLASQHGGIWVSLGLSPSNSKAAQRTDLNNLGGSVGLLVQSPSDASVEEIPQGDLDTAKSYGQRVARVAARLG, from the coding sequence ATGACGAAAACCGTGGTTGTCTATCATTCCGGCTATGGCCATACCAAACGCGTTGCCGAATACGTCAGCGAAGGCGCGGCAGGCGAATTGCTGGCCATCGATGCGGAAGGCAATTTGCCCGAGGGTGGCTGGGAAAAACTCGAAGCAGCCGACGCCATCATCTTCGGCGCGCCGACCTACATGGGCAGCCCGAGCTGGCAGTTCAAGAAATTTGCCGACGCCACCTCCAAGGCCTGGTTCACCCGCGCCTGGCAGGACAAGGTGTTCGGCGGCTTTACCAATAGCGCCAGCTTTAACGGCGACAAGGCCGTTTCCCTGATTTCGATGCAGACCCTGGCGTCGCAGCATGGCGGCATCTGGGTCAGCCTGGGCCTGTCGCCATCGAACAGCAAGGCGGCGCAACGCACCGACCTGAACAACCTGGGCGGCTCGGTTGGCCTGCTGGTGCAATCGCCATCGGACGCCAGCGTCGAAGAAATCCCGCAGGGCGACCTCGATACGGCCAAGTCCTACGGCCAGCGCGTGGCGCGGGTGGCGGCGCGGCTGGGGTAA
- a CDS encoding LysR family transcriptional regulator: protein MAFDALMSERNVTRAAIQVGVSRPAMSAALSRLRTLLGDPLFQRSADGLLPTARARDLAAPIAQALRQIEAAMVRQPAFHPETASLTFKLGLQDYPTLVLLPALLEALEKSMPGVSLNVLAFNDRDAAVDLLDAGMIDVAIGVLPGNTDGRILTRPLLRDEFVTIVSTDPLATRRAMDLASYLDLQHVLVSSEGQLHGLVDQALAQQGLKRKLALTLPQLFAVPAVVARTNMAATILKRVALQAQASHGLMLFAPPLALPEIVFHLIWHRRSDSHPAQRWFREFIAEQAVDL, encoded by the coding sequence GTGGCTTTCGATGCCCTGATGAGCGAGCGCAATGTCACGCGCGCCGCGATACAGGTGGGTGTCAGCCGGCCGGCGATGAGCGCCGCCCTGTCGCGGCTGCGCACCTTGCTCGGCGACCCCTTGTTCCAGCGCAGCGCTGACGGCTTGCTGCCGACGGCGCGCGCGCGGGACCTGGCGGCACCCATCGCACAGGCCTTGCGACAGATCGAAGCGGCGATGGTCCGGCAGCCCGCATTTCACCCGGAAACTGCGTCGCTGACGTTCAAACTGGGGCTGCAGGATTACCCGACGCTGGTCCTGCTGCCGGCATTATTGGAAGCGCTGGAAAAGAGCATGCCGGGCGTGTCGCTGAATGTGCTGGCCTTCAACGACCGCGACGCGGCGGTCGACCTGCTCGATGCGGGCATGATCGATGTGGCCATCGGTGTGCTGCCCGGCAATACGGATGGCCGCATCCTGACGCGCCCGCTGCTGCGCGATGAATTTGTCACCATCGTCTCAACCGATCCATTGGCGACCCGGCGCGCGATGGACCTGGCAAGCTACCTGGACTTGCAGCACGTTCTCGTGTCATCCGAAGGACAGTTGCACGGCCTGGTCGACCAGGCGCTCGCGCAACAGGGCTTGAAGCGCAAGCTCGCCTTGACCTTGCCGCAACTATTCGCCGTGCCGGCGGTTGTCGCGCGCACCAACATGGCGGCCACCATCCTCAAGCGCGTGGCGCTGCAGGCGCAGGCGAGCCATGGCCTGATGCTGTTTGCGCCACCGCTGGCGCTGCCGGAAATCGTGTTTCACCTGATATGGCACCGGCGCAGCGACAGCCACCCGGCGCAGCGGTGGTTCAGGGAGTTTATTGCAGAACAGGCCGTGGATTTGTGA
- a CDS encoding XRE family transcriptional regulator: protein MHSQPATGNVLEHVALNLRRLRGQAGLSQEALARLAGLSRRMINGVESGQTNISLSNLDHVAAALGVTFVDLVRPPQSADERLQTLIWTSDSGASSAVLLGAAPASRQVELWRWTLAPGERYDALPDGSGFSEMIWVVSGELTLETQIPRTIGAGDFVVFGSDQAYAYVNLGTQPLHFVRNVIS from the coding sequence TTGCACAGTCAACCTGCCACCGGCAACGTCCTCGAACATGTCGCCCTCAATCTGCGCCGCCTGCGCGGGCAGGCGGGCCTGAGCCAGGAGGCGCTGGCCCGGCTTGCCGGACTCAGCCGCCGCATGATCAATGGCGTCGAATCGGGCCAGACCAATATCAGCCTGTCCAACCTCGACCATGTGGCGGCCGCGCTGGGCGTCACCTTTGTCGATCTGGTGCGTCCGCCGCAGTCAGCCGACGAGCGCCTGCAGACGCTGATCTGGACCAGCGACAGCGGCGCCAGCAGCGCGGTACTGCTGGGCGCGGCCCCGGCCAGCCGGCAGGTGGAACTGTGGCGCTGGACGCTGGCGCCGGGCGAGCGCTACGACGCCCTCCCCGACGGGTCCGGCTTCAGCGAAATGATCTGGGTGGTGAGCGGCGAACTGACGCTGGAGACGCAAATCCCCCGCACCATCGGCGCCGGCGACTTCGTGGTATTCGGCAGCGACCAGGCCTATGCCTATGTCAACCTGGGCACGCAGCCGCTGCACTTCGTGCGCAACGTGATCAGCTGA
- a CDS encoding ester cyclase: MNTPSPDLSRQLRAERIAVETLYRAFSEQNPDLVDAVLAPGWDDIPLAPGQASGPAGIKPIIRSMAAAFPDVHITVHDMVQEPGKIAVRAEISGTHLGELFGIAPTGKQVSFRLHEFHTVANGLVTTTWHMEDWFGLFLQLGQFPPQA, translated from the coding sequence ATGAATACCCCAAGCCCGGATCTGTCCCGACAACTGCGCGCCGAACGCATCGCCGTCGAAACGCTGTACCGTGCATTCAGCGAACAAAACCCGGATCTGGTGGACGCCGTACTCGCGCCAGGCTGGGACGACATTCCGCTGGCGCCAGGCCAGGCCTCAGGCCCGGCCGGCATCAAGCCCATCATTCGCAGCATGGCCGCCGCCTTCCCGGACGTGCACATTACCGTCCACGACATGGTCCAGGAGCCAGGCAAGATTGCCGTGCGTGCCGAGATCAGCGGTACCCACCTGGGCGAGCTGTTCGGCATTGCGCCAACCGGCAAGCAGGTGAGCTTTCGCCTGCACGAGTTTCACACGGTGGCCAACGGCCTGGTGACCACCACCTGGCATATGGAAGACTGGTTCGGCTTGTTCCTGCAACTGGGCCAGTTTCCGCCACAAGCCTGA